The Methylomonas sp. UP202 DNA window CCTGCACGGTCGGTCCCGACTACGTCCGCCCGCAAGCCAACATCTCCAACGAGTTCAAGGAAGCCCAAGGCTGGAAACCCGCTCAACCGCGCGACACTGCCTTGCCCGGCAAATGGTGGGAGATCTTCAACGATCCGATACTGAACGGACTGGAAGAACAAGTGCTCGGCGCCAACCAATCCATCGTGCAGGCCGAAGCCCAATACCGGCAAGCCCAGCACTTAGTACAATCGGCGCAATCCTCGCTACTGCCGGTCGCCACGTTGACCGGCACTTTCAACCGCTTCAAGGCCGCTACCGGCCAAAGCGTCGCGGTGTCCGGCGTGCGCAACCTGTTCGGCCAAGCGGTCGGCGTGGCTTGGGAACCGGATTTGTGGGGCACGGTACGGCGCCAGATCGAAGCCAATACCGGCAACGCCCAGGCCAGCGCGGCCACCTTGCACGCGCTGATTTTGTCCAGCCAAGCCAGCTTGGCCGACAATTACTTTCAATTGCGGACGCTGGATGCCCAGAAAGCCCTGCTCGACGAAACCGCCGCCGCCTACAGCAAAACCTTGGAAATCACCCAAAACCGTTACGCGGTCGGCGTCGTCGCCAAAGCCGACGTGGTCCAGGCCGAAACCCAATTGGAAACCGCCCGCGCCCAATCCATCGATCTGGGCGTGCAGCGCGCCAAGCTGGAGCACGCGATCGCGGTATTGATCGGCAAAACCCCGGCGGAACTCGCGCTGGCGCCGGCACCGCTAAATTTGCAACCGCCGGGCATTCCGGTCAGTCTACCGTCGGAATTACTGGAGCGCCGCCCGGACATCGCCGCCGCCGAACGCAAAATCGCCGCCGCCAACGCCCAGATCGGCGTCGCCAAGGCGGCCTATTATCCAACCTTGAATCTGGCCACCACCAACGGCTTTCAATCCCCGACCGCCGACAACCTGTTCACAATGGCCCGCCGCTATTGGGCGCTGGGTCCGGCCGGGTTGGCCCTGACCTTGTTCGACGGCGGCGCCAAGAATGCGCAATACAAACAAGCCGTCGATGCCTACGACGCCAGTGTCGCCGGCTATCGGCAAACCGTGCTGACCGGCTTTCAAGAAGTCGAGGACAATCTGGCCACGTTAAGGATTTTGGACGAAGAAACCCAAGTCCAGGACAAGGCGGTCGCCGCCTCCAAACACGCGCTGGCACTGACCAACAACCAATATCAGGCCGGCACGGTCAGCTATTTGAACGTCATGACCGCCCAAACCGCCGCGTTGTCCAACCAGCAAACCGCGGTACAACTGCTGGGCCAGCGCTTGTCCGCTTCGGTGCAGTTGGTCAAAGCCGTCGGCGGCGGCTGGAACGAAACCCTGCTGCCCAGCGAGGATCAAGCCGCCGGCGAACGCAAATGGACCGATTATTTAATTTTGCCGCTGGTCGAATAAACCGCCCGAATGCGGCGCTCGCGCGGGACATCGGAACCCGGCCGCCGTCACCGCCACGACGAACGAACAGACCGATCGTGCAAAAGCACACACCGCTGTCGCGCGGTCTTGCAATTAACGTTCATGAAACTGCCGTGTCGCCCCGGCAAATGAAAGTCCATGGCGTGGGAACGGCTTTAGTCGCGATTGACAGTGCTCCGACACCGAATTGAGCGACCTGTCCGGCGACTTTCATAGCAAGGTTACGGGCGAGAACC harbors:
- a CDS encoding efflux transporter outer membrane subunit, giving the protein MLEPNRPINRSAPDSAHSSDFYRISTVMFRNPRLAHSVLLLTLPLTACTVGPDYVRPQANISNEFKEAQGWKPAQPRDTALPGKWWEIFNDPILNGLEEQVLGANQSIVQAEAQYRQAQHLVQSAQSSLLPVATLTGTFNRFKAATGQSVAVSGVRNLFGQAVGVAWEPDLWGTVRRQIEANTGNAQASAATLHALILSSQASLADNYFQLRTLDAQKALLDETAAAYSKTLEITQNRYAVGVVAKADVVQAETQLETARAQSIDLGVQRAKLEHAIAVLIGKTPAELALAPAPLNLQPPGIPVSLPSELLERRPDIAAAERKIAAANAQIGVAKAAYYPTLNLATTNGFQSPTADNLFTMARRYWALGPAGLALTLFDGGAKNAQYKQAVDAYDASVAGYRQTVLTGFQEVEDNLATLRILDEETQVQDKAVAASKHALALTNNQYQAGTVSYLNVMTAQTAALSNQQTAVQLLGQRLSASVQLVKAVGGGWNETLLPSEDQAAGERKWTDYLILPLVE